A single genomic interval of Drosophila virilis strain 15010-1051.87 chromosome 2, Dvir_AGI_RSII-ME, whole genome shotgun sequence harbors:
- the fig gene encoding protein phosphatase PTC7 homolog fig, with the protein MPDSKTRNSKFLFEIRFEKHSFLLIKFRPQNYRMFFTVRTLSNRTSHVLNCAFAQCRLLSSTASAKGVPRLIKAIQGSSKEPLTDLQLRLIGDNRYGEDSWFVSSTPKAETMGVADGVGGWRKLGIDAGVFARELMSHCSEFAEQAEYDGLNPRQLLIDSYDRLKNKRPCNVCGSSTACLVTLHRPDCTLHSANLGDSGFLVLRNGRVLHRSDEQLHCFNTPYQLTVPPHPAMDCVLRDSPEQAVSTHLPLQPGDLVLLATDGLFDNVPESMLINQLRALQGETRAEYLQQAANRLVDLAKTLSVSPTFQSPFALKARANNVDYGIGGKPDDITVILASLEVPDKL; encoded by the coding sequence ATGCCAGATTCGAAAACTCGAAATTCCAAGTTCCTGTTTGAAATTCGATTCGAAAAACACTCTTTTTTGCTTATAAAATTTCGCCCCCAAAATTATAGAATGTTCTTTACGGTGCGTACCCTTTCCAATCGCACCTCGCATGTGCTGAACTGTGCATTCGCCCAGTGTCGCCTGCTGAGCTCCACAGCGAGCGCAAAGGGTGTACCCCGCCTGATCAAGGCCATACAGGGTAGCTCCAAGGAACCGCTTACCGATCTGCAGTTGCGTTTGATCGGTGATAACCGCTATGGTGAGGATAGCTGGTTTGTCAGCAGCACGCCAAAGGCTGAGACAATGGGCGTGGCCGATGGCGTGGGCGGCTGGCGTAAATTGGGCATAGACGCAGGAGTCTTTGCCCGAGAGCTGATGAGCCATTGTTCCGAGTTCGCCGAACAGGCCGAATACGATGGTCTCAATCCGCGCCAGCTACTCATCGATAGCTacgacaggctgaaaaataaGCGGCCATGTAATGtatgcggcagcagcaccgCCTGCTTGGTGACCTTGCACCGGCCCGACTGCACTCTTCACTCGGCCAATCTGGGCGACAGCGGATTTCTGGTGCTGCGCAATGGCCGAGTGCTGCATCGCTCCGATGAGCAGCTCCATTGCTTCAATACGCCGTATCAGCTAACAGTGCCGCCGCATCCGGCTATGGATTGTGTGCTCCGGGATTCGCCCGAACAGGCGGTCTCCACACATTTGCCACTACAGCCGGGCGATCTTGTACTGCTGGCCACGGACGGCCTCTTCGACAATGTGCCCGAGAGCATGCTGATCAATCAGTTGCGAGCGCTGCAGGGCGAGACTCGTGCCGAGTATCTGCAGCAGGCCGCCAATCGTTTGGTGGATCTGGCCAAGACCCTATCAGTGAGCCCCACTTTTCAGTCCCCCTTCGCGCTCAAGGCCAGGGCCAACAATGTGGACTATGGCATTGGCGGCAAGCCCGATGACATTACTGTCATTCTAGCCAGTCTCGAGGTGCCCGATAAACTATAA